In one Musa acuminata AAA Group cultivar baxijiao chromosome BXJ2-5, Cavendish_Baxijiao_AAA, whole genome shotgun sequence genomic region, the following are encoded:
- the LOC135612562 gene encoding uncharacterized protein LOC135612562: MEAYDVSSFSSAAAAPPSLSLSNLSNPNSNSNGSVDASKRKKAAAAPKRFVKSQIPESILSDPAINSAAAILPSNYDFEVHKTVHRLASAASRRPALQLPDGLLMYALPLADILLSASTLCLDDVLILADPTYGACCLDDYAASALAADQLIHYGHSCLVPVPSSRLPVLYVFVSIRVDVDRLVDAVLSTFPASSKLALAGTIQFVSAVQAAKSLLSAEGFDITVPQAKPLSAGEVLGCTAPTIPRSKGIEAIVFVADGRFHLEAFMIANPGVPAFRYDPYLGILVLEEYDHKGMKTARKDAILAAREAKRWGVILGTLGRQGNSRVLDRVVEHMEEKALEWTVVLMSEISPARIALFGDSVDAWVQIACPRLSIDWGEGFTKPMLTTFELDIALGYVPGWWEKERMRVSDNFDGEPVARKEETCSTSGCCRANSSSCNCKSDDLQADYPMDYYSQDGGDWNSSYAKRKPQNSVAKLQNKGGRLELRT, encoded by the exons ATGGAAGCCTACGACGTGTCCTCCTTCTCATCCGCTGCCGCCGCTCCTCCTTCTCTTTCCCTCTCCAACCTTTCGAACCCTAACTCCAACTCTAATGGCTCTGTCGACGCCTCGAAGCGGAAAAAGGCCGCTGCCGCTCCGAAGCGCTTCGTGAAGTCGCAGATACCGGAGTCGATCCTCTCAGATCCCGCCATCAACTCCGCTGCTGCCATCCTCCCCTCCAACTACGACTTCGAGGTCCACAAGACCGTCCACCGCCTCGCATCCGCCGCCTCGCGCCGCCCCGCCCTCCAGCTCCCCGATGGCCTCCTCATGTACGCTCTTCCCCTTGCCGACATCCTCCTTTCCGCCTCCACTCTCTGCCTCGACGACGTCCTCATCCTCGCTGACCCCACATACGGCGCCTGTTGCCTTGATGATTACGCCGCCTCCGCCCTCGCTGCCGACCAGCTCATCCACTACGGCCACTCCTGCCTCGTCCCCGTTCCCTCCTCTCGCCTCCCCGTCCTCTACGTCTTTGTTAGCATTCGCGTCGACGTCGATCGGCTCGTCGACGCTGTCCTCTCCACTTTCCCCGCTTCCTCCAAACTCGCCCTTGCTGGCACCATCCAGTTTGTCTCCGCCGTGCAAGCCGCAAAATCCCTCCTTTCAGCCGAGGGCTTTGATATCACGGTTCCGCAGGCCAAGCCGCTCTCTGCCGGTGAGGTTCTGGGGTGCACAGCCCCCACAATCCCCAGATCCAAGGGGATTGAGGCCATCGTGTTTGTGGCCGACGGCCGGTTCCACCTTGAGGCGTTCATGATTGCAAATCCTGGAGTCCCGGCATTCCGCTACGACCCATATCTTGGGATCCTCGTTCTTGAGGAGTACGACCATAAGGGCATGAAGACCGCAAGGAAAGACGCAATCTTGGCAGCCCGGGAAGCCAAACGGTGGGGTGTCATACTTGGGACGCTCGGGAGGCAGGGCAACTCCCGAGTCTTGGACAGAGTGGTGGAGCACATGGAGGAGAAGGCACTGGAGTGGACCGTGGTACTCATGTCGGAGATTTCACCTGCGAGGATTGCTCTATTTGGGGACTCCGTGGATGCTTGGGTGCAAATTGCATGTCCTAGGCTTTCGATCGACTGGGGGGAGGGATTCACCAAGCCAATGCTGACAACATTTGAGTTAGACATTGCGCTGGGATATGTTCCAGGTTGGTGGGAGAAGGAAAGGATGAGAGTATCAGATAATTTTGATGGTGAGCCAGTCGCTAGGAAAGAGGAGACTTGCTCAACTTCTGGTTGTTGTCGGGCTAATTCATCCAGTTGCAATTGCAAGAGTGATGATCTACAAGCAGATTATCCAATGGATTATTATTCACAAGATGGAGGGGACTGGAATAGCTCATATGCCAAAAGGAAACCTCAAAATAGTGTGGCAAAGCTGCAGAATAAG GGGGGTCGATTGGAATTGAGAACATGA
- the LOC135612563 gene encoding uncharacterized protein LOC135612563, giving the protein MASLLFSPSRLPTSLYSTLALFIYSPNPHRHHSQSLSSNKTPTKDRALIVSSALAESNSSKSLDGGGRGEGGSDDDDLLPLLRELSDCLLLPPDYLSSLPRDLRLDLNDAAFDLSNGPVLDDCGEVVGELLLNLSRAWEQADTSTSNSLARQLPSMESFLTKNVKASLGKRLVSAGRRFQAMGQYADGEPQKIATTMIKIGKQLSRGPVVTGDEEPKMETRTLKFGELQVELTSKKAFIGAGIGLVFGILSWQISQGIENIPESSLEYANDNALLLAKSLRGALLALFYSSAALSVFTSIGLVLLGRQLSSESK; this is encoded by the exons AAATCCCCACCGCCACCATTCCCAATCCCTTTCTTCCAATAAGACGCCCACGAAGGACCGCGCCCTCATCGTCTCATCCGCCCTCGCCGAGTCCAATTCTTCCAAATCCCTCGACGGCGGCGGCCGCGGCGAAGGCGGAAGCGACGACGATGATCTTCTCCCCCTCCTCCGAGAGCTCTCC GATTGTCTGCTTCTCCCTCCGGATTATCTATCCAGTCTTCCTCGCGATCTCCGGCTTGAT TTGAATGATGCGGCATTTGATCTCTCCAACGGGCCTGTCTTGGATGAC TGTGGTGAGGTGGTGGGCGAGTTGCTTCTAAATCTTTCCAGAGCATGGGAACAAGCTGACACTTCGACTTCAAATAGCCTAGCGAGGCAGCTGCCGTCAATGGAGAGCTTTTTGACAAAAAATGTCAAAGCAT CACTTGGCAAACGCTTGGTATCCGCTGGAAGGAGATTTCAGGCAATGGGACAGTATGCTGATGGAGAGCCACAAAAG ATTGCCACAACAATGATTAAAATTGGAAAGCAGCTATCTAGAGGTCCAGTGGTTACAGGGGATGAGGAGCCCAAAATGGAAACCAGGACCCTGAAG TTTGGTGAATTGCAGGTTGAGTTGACTTCGAAAAAGGCCTTTATTGGTGCTGGAATTGGTTTAGTGTTTGG GATCCTCTCATGGCAAATAAGTCAGGGCATCGAAAACATACCAGAAAGCTCCTTAGAATATGCCAATGATAATGCATTGTTACTGGCAAAG TCACTAAGGGGAGCTCTTCTTGCCTTATTCTATTCATCTGCGGCTTTATCAGTATTTACTTCAATAGGGCTTGTTTTGTTAGGAAGACAACTGAGCTCTGAAAGCAAATGA